The Fimbriimonadaceae bacterium nucleotide sequence CAAGGTTCCCCGCCCGCGATCGCGGCGAGGGCACCGCCCATCAGGTCGAAGGTGTCCGGGGCAGGACTCTCATAGGGCAGCGCGGTCGCCACAACCTCAGCGACGGCCAGCCCCGCCATGAGACGGTCGTAGTCGGTCCGTAGCCCGGGATAGGACGTGACCGGGCGCACATGGGTGACAAACCGCCGCGCGGGGCCAGGCGCCCAGGTCACGAGCGACCGCGCGAGAAGCTCGCTGCTGCCAGCCAAGCGCGAGCCCGATTTCCGCGCGCCTTTCGCAACGACATCAAGCTTGCCGAAGGTGCGCGTCAAGAGCACGAGGCGGCGGTCGCTCTCGCCGGCGTCGTGCCGGCGCAAGACGATGGCCTCGTCGGAAACTTCGCGCGACAACGGCTAGCCGGCGGGGCCGCCGCCACCCAGGTTCTGGAAACTTTGGATCCACTCGACCCAGATGAAGAACATGCGGTCGATGACCAACGCAAAACGCGCCATGACCGTGCTCCCGAAGATCGCGCCAAAGCCGACCATGAGCATCCAGCGCCCAAGCTTGTTAAAGCTGAGAAGGAACTTGCCCTTGAGCTCGAAGCTAAAGAGGAAGTAGCTGAGAGAGGCGAGCACGGTGACCACAAAGATCAGGTTGCTGAGAGCCTGGCTCGGCCAGAGCGCCCCGTTGATCGCGGCACGGGCGGCGGGCTCAAGGCCGGCCGTTCCCGGCTTGGTCCACTGGAAGGGCTGGTCGAGCTGGATGGAGGTCGGAATGATGGGCTGCATGCTGCCCATGATCTGGCCGCTATAGGTCTGCCACCAGACCTGGATCTGCTGCCCTGCCCAGAGGCCGAGGAT carries:
- the recO gene encoding DNA repair protein RecO yields the protein MSREVSDEAIVLRRHDAGESDRRLVLLTRTFGKLDVVAKGARKSGSRLAGSSELLARSLVTWAPGPARRFVTHVRPVTSYPGLRTDYDRLMAGLAVAEVVATALPYESPAPDTFDLMGGALAAIAGGEPWEAPLVWFLAWLLREEGLGTDWTRCVVTGEGLDLNPAWVSASAGGFVRAESAEPYADRRLVSAEALIALKKVSGQVEPPPRIARAAECLGVLLWFWSATLERELPTLRSLLRTREAPKAKSPEPRNTPGT